One window of Lagenorhynchus albirostris chromosome 16, mLagAlb1.1, whole genome shotgun sequence genomic DNA carries:
- the NUDT13 gene encoding LOW QUALITY PROTEIN: NAD(P)H pyrophosphatase NUDT13, mitochondrial (The sequence of the model RefSeq protein was modified relative to this genomic sequence to represent the inferred CDS: deleted 2 bases in 2 codons; substituted 1 base at 1 genomic stop codon), with protein MATSESLEPVNMLPYMAKEIFRYLSELKEDDDACKKAQQTGAFYRFHNLAPLVQKSEHQYLAPQLYLLQLERLLGKFGQDMQTTEYSVLIGCSEQQEALFALDLGLNSSSSINASLQKPEMETELKGSFTGLRKALFQLNVKDASLLSTAQALLHWHDAHQFCSRSGQPTKKNVAGSKRLCPSNKIIYYPQMTPVVITLVSDGTQCLLTRQSSFPKGMYSALAGFCDIGESLEEAIRXEAAEEVGLEVERLQYSASQDWPFPNGALMIACHATVKPGQTEIQVNLRELEAAAWFSHDEVATALRKDNPYYQQQNGAFPFWLPPPKLAITHQLIKEWVEKPTCSILPA; from the exons GTATTTATCTGAGCTGAAGGAAGATGATGATGCATGTAAAAAAGCCCAGCAGACAGGAGCATTTTACCGCTTTCATAACCTGGCTCCTTTGGTTCAGAAATCAGAACATCAATACCTGGCCCC CCAGCTGTACCTACTTCAA TTGGAAAGGCTCCTGGGTAAGTTTGGGCAGGACATGCAAACAACAGAATATTCCGTGCTAATTGGATGCTCCGAACAGCAAGAAGCATTGTTTGCTCTGGATCTAGGTCTAAATAGCTCCTCTTCCATAAATG ctTCCTTACAGAAACCTGAAATGGAGACAGAGCTCAAGGGGTCTTTCACTGGGCTGAGGAAGGCTCTCTTTCAGCTGAATGTGAAGGATGCCTCCTTGCTATCCACG GCTCAGGCTCTTCTCCATTGGCATGATGCTCATCAGTTCTGCAGCAGAAGTGGACAGCCCACCAAGAAGAATGTGGCTGGCAGCAAGCGTCTGTGCCCTTCCAATAAGATCATCTATTATCCACAG ATGACTCCTGTGGTGATCACTCTGGTGTCAGATGGGACTCAATGCCTGCTTACCCGCCAGAGTTCCTTTCCCAAGGGAATGTATTCTGCCTTGGCAGGTTTTTGTGA TATAGGTGAAAGTCTGGAAGAGGCTATCCGGTGAGAAGCTGCAGAAGAGGTGGGATTGGAGGTGGAAAGACTGCAATACTCTGCATCTCAGGACTGGCCCTTTCCTAATGGTGCACTTATGATTGCTTGTCATGCAACTGTGAAACCAGGGCAGACAGAG ATCCAGGTGAACTTGAGAGAACTAGAAGCAGCTGCCTGGTTCAGTCATGATGAGGTGGCCACAGCCCTGAGGAAAGACAACCCATATTATCAGCAACAGAATGGGGCTTTCCCATTCTGGTTG CCCCCCCCCAAGTTAGCCATTACCCACCAACTGATA AAGGAGTGGGTGGAAAAACCGACCTGTTCTATCCTGCCTGCTTAG